A window from Bubalus kerabau isolate K-KA32 ecotype Philippines breed swamp buffalo chromosome 5, PCC_UOA_SB_1v2, whole genome shotgun sequence encodes these proteins:
- the SLC22A6 gene encoding solute carrier family 22 member 6 isoform X1, with translation MAFNDLLLQVGGVGRFQKIQVTLVILPVILMASHNTLQNFTAAIPTHHCRPPADTNLSEDGDLEAWLPRDGQGRPESCLLFTSPQRGPPFPNGTETNGTGATEPCPHGWIYDNSTFPSTIVTEWDLVCSHRALRQLAQSLYMMGVLLGAMTFGCLADRLGRQKVLIFNYLQTAVSGTCAAFAPNFPVYCAFRFLSGMSTAGVVLNCMTLNVEWMPIHTRAYVGTLTGYVYSLGQFLLAGLAYAVPHWRYLQLLVSVPFFAFFIYSWFFIESARWYASSGRLDLTLRNLQRVAWINGKREEGANLSMEVLQASLQKELTTGKSQASALELLRCPALRRLFLCLSMLWFATSFAYYGLVMDLQGFGVSIYLIQVIFGAVDLPAKLVSFLVINNVGRRPAQMASLLLAGICILINGVVPQDKSIVRTSLAVLGKGCLASSFNCIFLYTGEVYPTMIRQTGLGMGSTLARVGSIVSPLVSMTAELYPSVPLFIYGAVPVAASAAITLLPETLGQPLPDTVQDVENRRGKTRKQQEELQKQMVPLQASAQVKN, from the exons ATGGCCTTCAATGACCTCCTGCTGCAGGTGGGGGGCGTCGGCCGCTTCCAGAAGATCCAGGTCACCCTGGTGATCCTCCCTGTGATCCTGATGGCCTCCCACAACACCCTGCAGAACTTCACCGCCGCCATCCCCACCCATCACTGTCGCCCACCTGCCGACACCAACCTCAGCGAGGACGGGGACCTGGAGGCCTGGCTGCCCCGGGATGGGCAGGGGCGGCCCGAGTCCTGCCTCCTCTTCACCTCCCCCCAGCGGGGACCACCCTTTCCCAATGGCACAGAGACCAACGGCACAGGGGCCACAGAGCCCTGTCCCCACGGCTGGATCTACGACAACAGCACCTTCCCTTCCACCATCGTCACTGAG TGGGACCTCGTGTGCTCTCACAGGGCCTTACGCCAGCTGGCTCAGTCCTTATATATGATGGGAGTGCTTCTCGGAGCCATGACATTCGGGTGCCTAGCAGACAG GCTGGGCCGCCAGAAGGTGCTGATCTTCAACTACCTACAGACAGCTGTGTCAGGAACCTGTGCCGCCTTCGCTCCCAACTTCCCCGTCTACTGCGCCTTCCGGTTCCTCTCGGGCATGTCAACAGCTGGCGTTGTCCTCAACTGCATGACACTGA ATGTGGAGTGGATGCCCATCCACACACGGGCCTACGTGGGCACCCTGACCGGCTATGTCTACAGCCTGGGCCAGTTTCTCCTGGCTGGTTTGGCCTATGCTGTGCCCCACTGGCGTTACCTACAGCTGTTGGTCTCTGTGCCCTTTTTTGCCTTCTTCATCTACTCCTG GTTCTTCATCGAGTCGGCCCGCTGGTACGCTTCCTCCGGGAGGCTGGACCTCACCCTGAGAAACCTGCAGAGAGTGGCCTGGATCAATGGGAAGCGGGAAGAGGGGGCCAATCTAAGTATGGAG GTGCTCCAGGCCAGTCTGCAGAAGGAGCTGACCACAGGCAAGAGCCAGGCCTCAGCCCTGGAGCTGCTGCGCTGCCCTGCCCTTCGCCGcctcttcctctgcctctccATGCTGTG GTTTGCCACTAGCTTTGCCTACTACGGGCTGGTCATGGACCTTCAGGGTTTTGGGGTCAGCATCTACCTAATCCAGGTGATCTTTGGTGCTGTGGACCTGCCTGCCAAGCTTGTGAGCTTCCTTGTCATCAACAATGTGGGCCGCCGGCCTGCCCAGATGGCCTCACTGCTGCTGGCAGGCATCTGCATCCTCATCAATGGGGTGGTACCCCAGG ATAAGTCCATTGTCCGAACCTCTCTTGCTGTGCTGGGGAAGGGCTGTCTGGCTTCCTCCTTCAACTGCATCTTCTTGTACACTGGGGAGGTGTACCCCACAATGATCCG GCAGACGGGCTTGGGAATGGGCAGCACCCTGGCGCGAGTGGGCAGCATTGTGAGCCCACTGGTGAGCATGACCGCCGAGCTCTACCCCTCCGTGCCTCTCTTTATCTACGGTGCTGTCCCAGTGGCTGCCAGCGCTGCCATTACCCTCCTGCCGGAGACCCTGGGCCAGCCACTGCCAGACACAGTGCAAGACGTGGAAAACAG GAGAGGGAAAACGAGGAAGCAGCAAGAGGAGCTGCAGAAGCAGATGGTCCCGCTCCAGGCTTCGGCacaagtgaagaactga
- the SLC22A6 gene encoding solute carrier family 22 member 6 isoform X2, with protein sequence MAFNDLLLQVGGVGRFQKIQVTLVILPVILMASHNTLQNFTAAIPTHHCRPPADTNLSEDGDLEAWLPRDGQGRPESCLLFTSPQRGPPFPNGTETNGTGATEPCPHGWIYDNSTFPSTIVTEWDLVCSHRALRQLAQSLYMMGVLLGAMTFGCLADRLGRQKVLIFNYLQTAVSGTCAAFAPNFPVYCAFRFLSGMSTAGVVLNCMTLNVEWMPIHTRAYVGTLTGYVYSLGQFLLAGLAYAVPHWRYLQLLVSVPFFAFFIYSWFFIESARWYASSGRLDLTLRNLQRVAWINGKREEGANLSMEVLQASLQKELTTGKSQASALELLRCPALRRLFLCLSMLWFATSFAYYGLVMDLQGFGVSIYLIQVIFGAVDLPAKLVSFLVINNVGRRPAQMASLLLAGICILINGVVPQDKSIVRTSLAVLGKGCLASSFNCIFLYTGEVYPTMIRAAITLLPETLGQPLPDTVQDVENRRGKTRKQQEELQKQMVPLQASAQVKN encoded by the exons ATGGCCTTCAATGACCTCCTGCTGCAGGTGGGGGGCGTCGGCCGCTTCCAGAAGATCCAGGTCACCCTGGTGATCCTCCCTGTGATCCTGATGGCCTCCCACAACACCCTGCAGAACTTCACCGCCGCCATCCCCACCCATCACTGTCGCCCACCTGCCGACACCAACCTCAGCGAGGACGGGGACCTGGAGGCCTGGCTGCCCCGGGATGGGCAGGGGCGGCCCGAGTCCTGCCTCCTCTTCACCTCCCCCCAGCGGGGACCACCCTTTCCCAATGGCACAGAGACCAACGGCACAGGGGCCACAGAGCCCTGTCCCCACGGCTGGATCTACGACAACAGCACCTTCCCTTCCACCATCGTCACTGAG TGGGACCTCGTGTGCTCTCACAGGGCCTTACGCCAGCTGGCTCAGTCCTTATATATGATGGGAGTGCTTCTCGGAGCCATGACATTCGGGTGCCTAGCAGACAG GCTGGGCCGCCAGAAGGTGCTGATCTTCAACTACCTACAGACAGCTGTGTCAGGAACCTGTGCCGCCTTCGCTCCCAACTTCCCCGTCTACTGCGCCTTCCGGTTCCTCTCGGGCATGTCAACAGCTGGCGTTGTCCTCAACTGCATGACACTGA ATGTGGAGTGGATGCCCATCCACACACGGGCCTACGTGGGCACCCTGACCGGCTATGTCTACAGCCTGGGCCAGTTTCTCCTGGCTGGTTTGGCCTATGCTGTGCCCCACTGGCGTTACCTACAGCTGTTGGTCTCTGTGCCCTTTTTTGCCTTCTTCATCTACTCCTG GTTCTTCATCGAGTCGGCCCGCTGGTACGCTTCCTCCGGGAGGCTGGACCTCACCCTGAGAAACCTGCAGAGAGTGGCCTGGATCAATGGGAAGCGGGAAGAGGGGGCCAATCTAAGTATGGAG GTGCTCCAGGCCAGTCTGCAGAAGGAGCTGACCACAGGCAAGAGCCAGGCCTCAGCCCTGGAGCTGCTGCGCTGCCCTGCCCTTCGCCGcctcttcctctgcctctccATGCTGTG GTTTGCCACTAGCTTTGCCTACTACGGGCTGGTCATGGACCTTCAGGGTTTTGGGGTCAGCATCTACCTAATCCAGGTGATCTTTGGTGCTGTGGACCTGCCTGCCAAGCTTGTGAGCTTCCTTGTCATCAACAATGTGGGCCGCCGGCCTGCCCAGATGGCCTCACTGCTGCTGGCAGGCATCTGCATCCTCATCAATGGGGTGGTACCCCAGG ATAAGTCCATTGTCCGAACCTCTCTTGCTGTGCTGGGGAAGGGCTGTCTGGCTTCCTCCTTCAACTGCATCTTCTTGTACACTGGGGAGGTGTACCCCACAATGATCCG CGCTGCCATTACCCTCCTGCCGGAGACCCTGGGCCAGCCACTGCCAGACACAGTGCAAGACGTGGAAAACAG GAGAGGGAAAACGAGGAAGCAGCAAGAGGAGCTGCAGAAGCAGATGGTCCCGCTCCAGGCTTCGGCacaagtgaagaactga